One Prunus dulcis chromosome 8, ALMONDv2, whole genome shotgun sequence DNA window includes the following coding sequences:
- the LOC117637194 gene encoding extensin-like, with protein sequence MGKMGSSSVTSLVVTLLVAIVSLSLPSETSANYPYSSPPPPVSPPYHYKSPPPPSPTPPVHYSPPKHPYHYKSPPPPVHYSPPKHPYHYKSPPPPVYSPPKHPYHYKSPPPPPPPVLSPPPPKAPYYYKSPPPPPKKPYHYSSPPPPPPHKKPHHPVHSPPPKKKPYHYKSPPPPTPSPPKHPYHYKSPPPPPKKPYHYSSPPPPPPIKKPYHPVHSPPPPKKPYHYKSPPPPTPSPPKHPYHYKSPPPPSPSPPKHPYHYKSPPPPSPSPPKHPYHYKSPPPPSPSPPKHPYHYKSPPPPSPPKKPYHYKSPPPPPSPTPPVYSPPKHPYHYKSPPPPSPPKKPYHYKSPPPPTPVYKPPVYSPPPPPKKPYKPPTPPVHTAPPHPYIYSSPPPPHHY encoded by the exons ATGGGGAAAATGGGATCTTCATCAGTGACTTCTCTTGTGGTCACTCTCCTAGTGGCTATAGTGTCTCTCAGTTTGCCATCAGAAACCTCAGCAAACTATCCTTACTcatctcctccaccaccaGTTTCTCCTCCCTACCATTACAAGTCACCACCTCCTCCTTCTCCTACTCCTCCAGTGCACTACTCACCACCTAAGCATCCCTACCATTACAAGTCACCTCCTCCTCCAGTGCACTACTCACCACCTAAGCATCCCTACCATTACAAGTCTCCTCCTCCACCAGTGTACTCACCACCTAAGCATCCCTACCACTACAAATccccaccacctcctcctcctccagtACTCTCACCTCCTCCACCAAAGGCGCCTTACTATTACAaatccccaccaccaccacccaagAAGCCTTACCACTACtcatctcctcctcctcctcctccacacAAGAAGCCGCACCACCCAGTGcattcaccaccaccaaaaaagaaaccttACCACTACAAGTCTCCCCCACCACCCACACCCTCACCACCTAAGCATCCTTACCACTACaaatctccaccaccaccaccaaagaAACCTTACCACTACtcatctcctcctcctcctcctccaatcAAGAAGCCGTACCACCCAGTGcattcaccaccaccaccaaagaAACCTTACCACTACAAGTCTCCCCCACCACCCACACCCTCACCACCTAAGCATCCTTACCACTACaaatctccaccaccaccc tcaccttCACCACCTAAGCACCCCTACCACTACAagtctccaccaccaccatcaccatcaccacctAAGCACCCATACCACTACAagtctccaccaccaccatcaccttCACCACCTAAGCACCCATACCACTACAAGTCTCccccaccaccatcaccacccaAGAAGCCTTACCATTACAagtctccaccaccaccaccttctccTACTCCTCCAGTCTACTCACCACCCAAGCATCCTTACCACTACAagtctccaccaccaccatcaccacccaAGAAGCCTTACCACTACAAGTCTCCCCCACCACCCACACCAGTCTACAAGCCACCAGTTTACTCACCACCCCCACCACCTAAGAAACCATACAAGCCACCAACTCCTCCAGTTCACACCGCACCACCACACCCTTACATCTACTCATCACCCCCACCTCCTCACCACTACTAG
- the LOC117636567 gene encoding serine/threonine-protein kinase STY17-like isoform X2 translates to MDLTEGVGESSSPPRSFVSFSNYDVYNRLLESGNEDALTQPDFREQLDAHFNRLPASYGLDVNLDRVEDVLLHQKLLALAKDPEKRPVYHIRFIENTSTKTDDDDDDDNDGQQVTSIISTSRPSCPEANEGAAQSHDRARNCAIDSKLGDLNLDVRTNATDMDGRHLTESFPPRQDIPHVPIHEVIFSTIDKPKLLSQLSALLSDLGLNIREAHVFSTTDGYSLDVFVVDGWPLEDTDGLHEAMEKAVARSEGSWSRSSHSHSAVEKALAAQEKPGNWEIDRRLLKIGDRIASGSCGDLYRGIYLGQDVAVKILRSEHLNDALEDEFAQEVEILRQVHHRNVVRFIGACTKSPHLCIVTEYMPGGSLYDYLHKNHNVLKLSELLKFAIDVCKGMEYLHHNNIIHRDLKTANLLMDTNNVVKVADFGVARFQNQEGVMTAETGTYRWMAPEGLRPDLPSTGHPKLLELMQRCWDADPSNRPSFSDIIAQLECLLQEVQEISEATNGA, encoded by the exons ATGGATTTGACCGAGGGCGTCGGAGAGAGCTCGTCACCGCCTCGAAGCTTCGTCAGCTTCAGCAACTACGACGTGTACAACCGCTTGTTGGAGAGCGGTAATGAAGACGCTTTGACTCAACCTGATTTTCGTGAGCAGTTGGACGCTCACTTCAATCGCTTGCCGGCTAG TTATGGGCTTGATGTTAACTTGGATAGAGTAGAAGATGTCTTGTTGCATCAAAAGCTTCTTGCATTGGCAAAAGACCCAGAGAAGCGGCCTGTTTATCATATCCGTTTCATTGAG AATACTTCTACAAAAACAgatgatgacgatgatgatgataatgatggCCAACAAGTTACTAGTATCATTTCAACCTCAAGGCCATCATGTCCTGAAGCTAATGAAGGAGCTGCTCAGTCACATGACAG AGCTAGGAATTGTGCAATTGACTCTAAGCTTGGGGACCTAAATTTGGATGTTAGAACGAATGCTACGGACATGGATGGAAGACATCTGACAGAGAGTTTTCCCCCAAG GCAAGATATACCACATGTTCCCATTCATGAAGTAATATTTTCAACCATTGACAAGCCTAAGCTTCTTAGCCAG CTTTCTGCTTTGCTTTCTGATTTAGGACTTAACATCCGTGAAGCACATGTTTTTTCAACGACCGATGGCTACTCCTTAGATGTTTTTGTGGTGGATGGATGGCCTCTTGAG GATACAGATGGTCTACATGAAGCTATGGAAAAGGCGGTTGCTAGAAGTGAG GGGTCATGGTCAAGATCTTCACATTCTCATTCAGCTGTGGAGAAAGCATTAGCGGCACAAGAAAAACCTGGAAACTGGGAAATAGACAGAAGACTATTAAAGATAGGAGACAGAATTGCATCTGGGTCATGTGGAGATTT GTACCGCGGAATTTATCTTGGTCAAGATGTTGCGGTTAAGATACTGAGGTCAGAGCATTTGAATGATGCTCTAGAGGATGAGTTTGCTCAAGAAGTGGAAATTCTGAG ACAGGTCCATCATAGGAATGTTGTGCGCTTTATCGGGGCATGTACGAAGTCTCCACATTTGTGCATAGTGACAG AGTATATGCCCGGTGGAAGTCTCTATGATTATTTGCACAAGAATCATAATGTCTTGAAGCTTTCAGAACTGTTAAAGTTTGCAATTGATGTCTGCAAAGGAATGGAGTATTTGCATCATAATAACATAATTCATAGGGATCTGAAGACAGCAAATCTGCTAATGGACACTAACAAC GTTGTAAAGGTGGCAGATTTTGGTGTTGCTCGGTTCCAAAATCAAGAGGGAGTGATGACAGCAGAGACTGGAACCTATAGATGGATGGCACCAGAG GGACTGAGACCGGATCTTCCCAGTactggacacccaaagctgttGGAATTAATGCAGAGATGTTGGGATGCAGATCCTTCCAATCGGCCTTCCTTCTCTGATATAATAGCACAACTTGAATGTCTCCTCCAAGAAGTTCAG GAAATTTCGGAAGCTACCAATGGCGCTTGA
- the LOC117636567 gene encoding serine/threonine-protein kinase STY46-like isoform X3: protein MDLTEGVGESSSPPRSFVSFSNYDVYNRLLESGNEDALTQPDFREQLDAHFNRLPASYGLDVNLDRVEDVLLHQKLLALAKDPEKRPVYHIRFIENTSTKTDDDDDDDNDGQQVTSIISTSRPSCPEANEGAAQSHDRARNCAIDSKLGDLNLDVRTNATDMDGRHLTESFPPRQDIPHVPIHEVIFSTIDKPKLLSQLSALLSDLGLNIREAHVFSTTDGYSLDVFVVDGWPLEDTDGLHEAMEKAVARSEGSWSRSSHSHSAVEKALAAQEKPGNWEIDRRLLKIGDRIASGSCGDLYRGIYLGQDVAVKILRSEHLNDALEDEFAQEVEILRQVHHRNVVRFIGACTKSPHLCIVTEYMPGGSLYDYLHKNHNVLKLSELLKFAIDVCKGMEYLHHNNIIHRDLKTANLLMDTNNGLRPDLPSTGHPKLLELMQRCWDADPSNRPSFSDIIAQLECLLQEVQEISEATNGA, encoded by the exons ATGGATTTGACCGAGGGCGTCGGAGAGAGCTCGTCACCGCCTCGAAGCTTCGTCAGCTTCAGCAACTACGACGTGTACAACCGCTTGTTGGAGAGCGGTAATGAAGACGCTTTGACTCAACCTGATTTTCGTGAGCAGTTGGACGCTCACTTCAATCGCTTGCCGGCTAG TTATGGGCTTGATGTTAACTTGGATAGAGTAGAAGATGTCTTGTTGCATCAAAAGCTTCTTGCATTGGCAAAAGACCCAGAGAAGCGGCCTGTTTATCATATCCGTTTCATTGAG AATACTTCTACAAAAACAgatgatgacgatgatgatgataatgatggCCAACAAGTTACTAGTATCATTTCAACCTCAAGGCCATCATGTCCTGAAGCTAATGAAGGAGCTGCTCAGTCACATGACAG AGCTAGGAATTGTGCAATTGACTCTAAGCTTGGGGACCTAAATTTGGATGTTAGAACGAATGCTACGGACATGGATGGAAGACATCTGACAGAGAGTTTTCCCCCAAG GCAAGATATACCACATGTTCCCATTCATGAAGTAATATTTTCAACCATTGACAAGCCTAAGCTTCTTAGCCAG CTTTCTGCTTTGCTTTCTGATTTAGGACTTAACATCCGTGAAGCACATGTTTTTTCAACGACCGATGGCTACTCCTTAGATGTTTTTGTGGTGGATGGATGGCCTCTTGAG GATACAGATGGTCTACATGAAGCTATGGAAAAGGCGGTTGCTAGAAGTGAG GGGTCATGGTCAAGATCTTCACATTCTCATTCAGCTGTGGAGAAAGCATTAGCGGCACAAGAAAAACCTGGAAACTGGGAAATAGACAGAAGACTATTAAAGATAGGAGACAGAATTGCATCTGGGTCATGTGGAGATTT GTACCGCGGAATTTATCTTGGTCAAGATGTTGCGGTTAAGATACTGAGGTCAGAGCATTTGAATGATGCTCTAGAGGATGAGTTTGCTCAAGAAGTGGAAATTCTGAG ACAGGTCCATCATAGGAATGTTGTGCGCTTTATCGGGGCATGTACGAAGTCTCCACATTTGTGCATAGTGACAG AGTATATGCCCGGTGGAAGTCTCTATGATTATTTGCACAAGAATCATAATGTCTTGAAGCTTTCAGAACTGTTAAAGTTTGCAATTGATGTCTGCAAAGGAATGGAGTATTTGCATCATAATAACATAATTCATAGGGATCTGAAGACAGCAAATCTGCTAATGGACACTAACAAC GGACTGAGACCGGATCTTCCCAGTactggacacccaaagctgttGGAATTAATGCAGAGATGTTGGGATGCAGATCCTTCCAATCGGCCTTCCTTCTCTGATATAATAGCACAACTTGAATGTCTCCTCCAAGAAGTTCAG GAAATTTCGGAAGCTACCAATGGCGCTTGA
- the LOC117636567 gene encoding serine/threonine-protein kinase STY46-like isoform X1, which translates to MDLTEGVGESSSPPRSFVSFSNYDVYNRLLESGNEDALTQPDFREQLDAHFNRLPASYGLDVNLDRVEDVLLHQKLLALAKDPEKRPVYHIRFIENTSTKTDDDDDDDNDGQQVTSIISTSRPSCPEANEGAAQSHDRARNCAIDSKLGDLNLDVRTNATDMDGRHLTESFPPRQDIPHVPIHEVIFSTIDKPKLLSQLSALLSDLGLNIREAHVFSTTDGYSLDVFVVDGWPLEDTDGLHEAMEKAVARSEGSWSRSSHSHSAVEKALAAQEKPGNWEIDRRLLKIGDRIASGSCGDLYRGIYLGQDVAVKILRSEHLNDALEDEFAQEVEILRQVHHRNVVRFIGACTKSPHLCIVTEYMPGGSLYDYLHKNHNVLKLSELLKFAIDVCKGMEYLHHNNIIHRDLKTANLLMDTNNVVKVADFGVARFQNQEGVMTAETGTYRWMAPEVINHQPYDQKADVFSFAIVLWELVTAKVPYDTMTPLQAALGVRQGLRPDLPSTGHPKLLELMQRCWDADPSNRPSFSDIIAQLECLLQEVQEISEATNGA; encoded by the exons ATGGATTTGACCGAGGGCGTCGGAGAGAGCTCGTCACCGCCTCGAAGCTTCGTCAGCTTCAGCAACTACGACGTGTACAACCGCTTGTTGGAGAGCGGTAATGAAGACGCTTTGACTCAACCTGATTTTCGTGAGCAGTTGGACGCTCACTTCAATCGCTTGCCGGCTAG TTATGGGCTTGATGTTAACTTGGATAGAGTAGAAGATGTCTTGTTGCATCAAAAGCTTCTTGCATTGGCAAAAGACCCAGAGAAGCGGCCTGTTTATCATATCCGTTTCATTGAG AATACTTCTACAAAAACAgatgatgacgatgatgatgataatgatggCCAACAAGTTACTAGTATCATTTCAACCTCAAGGCCATCATGTCCTGAAGCTAATGAAGGAGCTGCTCAGTCACATGACAG AGCTAGGAATTGTGCAATTGACTCTAAGCTTGGGGACCTAAATTTGGATGTTAGAACGAATGCTACGGACATGGATGGAAGACATCTGACAGAGAGTTTTCCCCCAAG GCAAGATATACCACATGTTCCCATTCATGAAGTAATATTTTCAACCATTGACAAGCCTAAGCTTCTTAGCCAG CTTTCTGCTTTGCTTTCTGATTTAGGACTTAACATCCGTGAAGCACATGTTTTTTCAACGACCGATGGCTACTCCTTAGATGTTTTTGTGGTGGATGGATGGCCTCTTGAG GATACAGATGGTCTACATGAAGCTATGGAAAAGGCGGTTGCTAGAAGTGAG GGGTCATGGTCAAGATCTTCACATTCTCATTCAGCTGTGGAGAAAGCATTAGCGGCACAAGAAAAACCTGGAAACTGGGAAATAGACAGAAGACTATTAAAGATAGGAGACAGAATTGCATCTGGGTCATGTGGAGATTT GTACCGCGGAATTTATCTTGGTCAAGATGTTGCGGTTAAGATACTGAGGTCAGAGCATTTGAATGATGCTCTAGAGGATGAGTTTGCTCAAGAAGTGGAAATTCTGAG ACAGGTCCATCATAGGAATGTTGTGCGCTTTATCGGGGCATGTACGAAGTCTCCACATTTGTGCATAGTGACAG AGTATATGCCCGGTGGAAGTCTCTATGATTATTTGCACAAGAATCATAATGTCTTGAAGCTTTCAGAACTGTTAAAGTTTGCAATTGATGTCTGCAAAGGAATGGAGTATTTGCATCATAATAACATAATTCATAGGGATCTGAAGACAGCAAATCTGCTAATGGACACTAACAAC GTTGTAAAGGTGGCAGATTTTGGTGTTGCTCGGTTCCAAAATCAAGAGGGAGTGATGACAGCAGAGACTGGAACCTATAGATGGATGGCACCAGAG GTTATCAATCATCAACCATATGATCAGAAAGCAGATGTGTTCAGTTTTGCGATTGTACTTTGGGAGCTAGTAACAGCCAAA GTTCCATATGATACCATGACTCCGTTGCAAGCTGCCTTGGGAGTTAGACAG GGACTGAGACCGGATCTTCCCAGTactggacacccaaagctgttGGAATTAATGCAGAGATGTTGGGATGCAGATCCTTCCAATCGGCCTTCCTTCTCTGATATAATAGCACAACTTGAATGTCTCCTCCAAGAAGTTCAG GAAATTTCGGAAGCTACCAATGGCGCTTGA
- the LOC117612224 gene encoding SKP1-interacting partner 15, with protein MDALPQDTLHQIFSSLPLRQVMICRSLSKFFNHLLTSPSFIHLISTQSPPLNLLALRPPHHHHHRHVSSPPCLHVFDPDDNQWLRFNLDFLPFRSPHPVASSHGFVYLWGESPDSPESTKSLVVCNPLTRQFRVLPQLGSAWSRHGSVLVDTETRVMVLTELAALYFSGSNQWLKFSSNLPSKPRSPILVFDSVYALCDVGSPWRSQWKLFHCTISKLKTSQTWTRLEKHEWGDVFDILKRPRLVRGNGNKVLMVGGLKSSCSLNASCSTISILRLDLDSLEWDEAGRMPVDMFRCFQESSKFKVFGSGDRVCFSAKRIGKLALWDHCSGKVEWRWIDGVPGSGDGLCRGFVFEARLTALL; from the coding sequence ATGGACGCTCTCCCGCAAGACACGCTCCACCAGATCTTCTCCAGCCTTCCCCTCCGTCAGGTCATGATCTGCCGCTCACTCTCCAAGTTCTTCAACCACCTCCTGACCTCACCATCCTTCATACACCTCATCTCCACCCAATCGCCTCCCCTCAACCTCTTAGCCCTCCGCCctcctcaccaccaccaccaccgccacgTATCCTCCCCTCCCTGCCTCCACGTGTTCGACCCCGACGACAACCAATGGCTCAGATTCAACCTAGATTTTCTTCCCTTCCGCTCCCCCCACCCCGTCGCCTCCTCCCACGGCTTCGTCTACCTCTGGGGCGAATCTCCCGACTCGCCCGAGTCCACCAAGTCACTCGTCGTCTGCAACCCTCTGACTCGCCAGTTCCGAGTCCTGCCCCAGCTCGGGTCTGCTTGGTCGCGCCACGGCTCGGTCCTCGTTGACACCGAAACTCGAGTCATGGTCCTCACCGAGCTCGCCGCTCTCTACTTCTCCGGTTCAAACCAGTGGCTAAAGTTCTCATCCAACCTCCCATCGAAACCCAGAAGCCCAATTTTGGTCTTTGACTCGGTTTACGCTCTCTGCGATGTGGGTTCGCCTTGGAGGAGTCAATGGAAGCTCTTTCATTGCACAATTTCAAAACTGAAGACCTCCCAGACGTGGACTCGGCTCGAAAAGCACGAGTGGGGGGACGTTTTTGACATCTTGAAACGACCCCGTTTGGTTCGCGGAAACGGGAACAAGGTTTTGATGGTTGGTGGGTTGAAATCTTCTTGCTCGCTGAATGCTTCGTGCTCGACGATTTCGATACTGAGGCTGGACTTGGATAGCTTGGAGTGGGACGAGGCGGGCCGAATGCCGGTGGACATGTTCAGGTGTTTTCAAGAATCGAGCAAGTTCAAGGTGTTTGGTAGCGGTGATAGGGTTTGTTTTTCGGCCAAGAGAATTGGGAAGTTGGCTTTGTGGGACCATTGTTCGGGGAAAGTCGAGTGGCGGTGGATTGATGGTGTGCCTGGAAGCGGCGATGGGCTTTGCCGGGGGTTTGTTTTTGAGGCCCGGCTCACTGCATTGCTTTGA